A section of the Oryza sativa Japonica Group chromosome 1, ASM3414082v1 genome encodes:
- the LOC9271825 gene encoding uncharacterized protein, with protein sequence MAATSAANERSIAIPGPGDDQPAAQPAALAGGGDEDEGAWKTAQKWLNRFVRVVAFVERTGNAVGTLAFTWATVVVLGGYSTDLREDFWYAMAIVFLEAYRVFSRQNKSDDKFLFKTTGGIRVLKLSSTLELLYFLNAVIVMLCLSVILTVVLTHVFPKKRYVPLVLAALLVLLARFPIIWLLKRANRPGSGRRVVAIVLRLTPLAAILALGCSLVLLYGAPPVTVLASVLLLFMTFVLCQQLIAVREKIKRPAPLQRPTAAGEASPPPPSFAQRAWLVLANTMLVVCPPLMVAFLTATFGFLGLYVVLTAVALGNFQIPAAVARVAISSARLAGRVDRVSTGNVNLVPSLKIFYGLVLAQGALYIVACLTDPFSVLLRRWLARRCKLGTRSVDLYYEHAYDAWMEDGLLAMEDANIVSFAVDSLSAPAEPSRSRERVLAGVTVLHCFLRQRRGSKARLASSKIITSTNAIATLIGMLGWGAEEDRQIRLFAAKVIGEVAGELRIARFPGTVQLISSLLDAPSCSKKEQDSGGSTQTKAAAGNVNTDSTCCCCFPKPSCPRRIKNLWSAPDEEPLDDDEDALPIMGMLILEKLASDPENCAEIWRATNLVSKVIGFIACSSNEAQRNRRPITASSLKLVAKLAGAKGEIGVTLRRKISDHPFLVSSLAGILEDDGAGTEEWSPAMDILAKLCVNADTRQEVGEIAAIITRLVQEFFPSQRDQQASSTQDDRQLRLAAGEALATLATESPGNCSAILKEFKGKYCDLVNDLKNMISARDEDGCRCAASLLQNLCAHSGDELRHLGFSDHLASALKVILEKILNTKGKQLEVLIGLTAQIHNAMPACFKDALESLANNTAEALVQKMVDTLNSSKKPSPECPRMRRAIVELAISIVETRTLPYGYAADFRKKGMVEALSKVKRTPSKVERYRLFFGDAGVVL encoded by the exons ATGGCCGCAACAAGTGCAGCAAATGAGCGTAGCATAGCCATCCCGGGCCCGGGTGATGATCAGCCTGCAGCACAGCCAGCCgcgctggccggcggcggcgacgaggacgagggGGCGTGGAAGACGGCCCAGAAGTGGCTGAACCGCTTCGTCCGCGTCGTCGCTTTCGTGGAGAGGACGGGCAACGCCGTCGGCACGCTGGCCTTCACCTGGGCGACCGTCGTCGTGCTCGGTGGGTACTCCACGGACCTGCGCGAGGATTTCTGGTACGCCATGGCGATAGTCTTCCTGGAGGCTTACAG GGTGTTCAGCCGCCAAAACAAATCAGACGATAAATTCTTGTTCAAGACCACGGGAGGAATCAGAGTGCTCAAGCTGTCTTCAACCCTGGAGCTGCTGTATTTTCTGAACGCGGTGATCGTGATGCTGTGCCTCTCCGTCATCCTCACGGTCGTCCTAACCCACGTATTCCCGAAAAAACGGTACGTGCCGCTGGTGCTGGCTGCCCTGCTCGTGCTGCTAGCCAGGTTCCCCATCATCTGGCTCCTCAAACGAGCGAACAGACCAGGGTCAGGGCGCCGCGTCGTCGCGATAGTACTGCGGCTGACCCCCCTGGCCGCGATACTGGCCTTGGGCTGTTCACTGGTGCTGCTGTACGGCGCTCCGCCGGTGACGGTGCTGGCATCCGTGTTGCTGCTCTTCATGACGTTCGTTCTGTGCCAGCAGCTGATAGCCGTGCGGGAGAAGATCAAGAGACCGGCGCCCCTGCAGCGCCCGACGGCTGCAGGTgaggcttcgccgccgccgccgtcgtttgcCCAGCGCGCGTGGCTGGTGCTCGCCAACACTATGTTGGTCGTCTGCCCACCCTTGATGGTTGCCTTCCTGACGGCGACGTTCGGCTTCCTGGGGCTGTACGTGGTGCTCACGGCGGTGGCGCTCGGCAACTTCCAGATCCCGGCGgccgtcgcccgcgtcgccATCTCGTCGGCGCGCCTCGCCGGCAGGGTGGACCGCGTGAGCACGGGCAACGTCAACCTCGTGCCGTCGCTCAAGATCTTCTACGGGCTTGTGCTCGCCCAGGGCGCGCTCTACATCGTGGCGTGCCTGACGGATCCCTTCTCCGTCCTCCTCCGGAGATGGCTGGCGCGGCGCTGCAAGCTCGGGACAAGGTCCGTCGACCTGTACTACGAGCACGCCTACGACGCGTGGATGGAGGACGGCTTGCTCGCCATGGAGGACGCGAACATCGTCAGCTTCGCCGTCGACTCCCTTTCGGCTCCGGCGGAACCCAGCCGCAGCCGCGAGAGGGTCCTTGCTGGGGTCACCGtccttcactgcttcctccggCAACGAAGAGGCTCCAAGGCCCGGCTTGCTTCATCGAAGATCATCACCTCCACAAACGCAATTGCCACCTTGATCGGCATGCTGGGATGGGGCGCCGAAGAAGACCGGCAAATCAGGCTGTTCGCGGCGAAGGTCATCGGCgaggtcgccggtgagctccggATCGCCAGGTTCCCTGGCACCGTGCAGCTGATATCTTCACTCCTTGATGCTCCATCTTGCTCGAAGAAAGAACAAGACAGTGGAGGCTCAACACAGACAAAAGCAGCTGCAGGCAACGTTAATACTGACTCGACCTGCTGCTGTTGCTTCCCCAAGCCCAGTTGCCCGCGACGAATCAAGAATCTATGGTCAGCTCCAGACGAGGAGCctctcgacgacgacgaagacgcgCTCCCGATAATGGGGATGCTGATCCTCGAGAAGCTTGCTTCCGATCCCGAAAACTGCGCAGAAATCTGGAGGGCAACTAACCTCGTCTCGAAGGTGATAGGGTTCATAGCCTGCTCCAGCAACGAGGCACAGCGGAATCGACGACCCATCACCGCCTCGTCACTGAAGCTAGTCGCAAAGCTCGCCGGCGCCAAGGGGGAGATCGGCGTCACGCTCCGGCGGAAGATATCGGACCATCCTTTCCTAGTGAGCAGCCTCGCCGGGATCttggaggacgacggcgccggcacGGAGGAatggtcgccggcgatggaTATCCTCGCCAAGCTCTGTGTCAACGCCGATACGAGGCAGGAGGTCGGGGAAATCGCGGCGATCATTACCAGATTGGTGCAAGAATTCTTCCCCTCGCAGCGAGACCAACAAGCGAGCAGTACACAAGATGATCGCCAGCTGCGGTTGGCGGCAGGTGAAGCATTGGCGACGCTGGCAACGGAGAGCCCCGGCAACTGCTCGGCCATCCTCAAGGAATTCAAGGGAAAATATTGCGATCTTGTAAACGATCTcaaaaacatgatttcggcTAGGGACGAGGATGGCTGCCGATGTGCGGCAAGCCTGCTGCAGAATCTGTGCGCGCACTCCGGAGACGAGCTGCGCCATCTTGGTTTCAGCGACCATCTTGCATCCGCCTTGAAAGTG attttggagaaaatacTGAATACCAAGGGAAAGCAGCTAGAGGTCCTGATTGGGCTCACAGCGCAGATTCACAACGCCATGCCTGCCTGCTTTAAAGATGCACTGGAATCCTTAGCCAATAATACAGCGGAGGCACTCGTTCAGAAGATGGTGGATACA
- the LOC4326615 gene encoding dEAD-box ATP-dependent RNA helicase 26: MMSGGPSDATHRKRRRRRGPKGSGVDGPSIPRAVTTNGAGPEEEEVVEGKAMELDAGMSAAEVGGVVGSHLSETRFDQCPVSPLSLKAIKDAGYEKMTQVQEATLPIILQGEDVLAKAKTGTGKTVAFLLPAIELLSTLPRSPSINLLVICPTRELANQVAAEARKLLKYHRSLGVQVVIGGTKLPQEQRSMQSNPCQILVATPGRLKDHLENTPGFSNRIKGVKVLVLDEADRLLDMGFRRDIEKIIAFIPKERQTLLFSATVPEEVRQISHIAMKRGYKFINTVKEGDEETHSQVSQMYMVAPLDLHFSILYNVLKKHIAEDADYKVIVFCTTAMVTKLVAEVLSQLKLNIREIHSRKSQSARTKVSDEFRKSKGLILVSSDVSARGVDYPDVTLVIQVGLPADREQYIHRLGRTGRKGKDGLGLLLLAPWETYFLNSVQDLSVSQAVVPTIDSSIQTGVKDALGRVETKSKESAYQAWLGYYNSNKAISRDKSRLVRLAEEFSQSMGLAIPPAIPKLILRKMGLNNVPGLRSV; this comes from the exons ATGATGTCTGGCGGCCCCAGCGACGCGACCcaccggaagcggcggcggaggcgggggccgAAGGGCTCGGGGGTCGACGGGCCCTCGATCCCCAGGGCGGTCACGACCAACGGAGCAGGTcccgaagaggaggaggtggtggaagGGAAGGCTATGGAGTTGGATGCGGGGATGAGCGctgccgaggtgggaggcgtgGTTGGCTCGCATCTCAGCGAGACACG ATTTGATCAATGTCCTGTTTCTCCGTTGTCATTGAAAGCAATCAAAGATGCTGGATATGAAAAGATGACCCAGGTGCAGGAGGCAACTCTGCCAATAATCCTTCAAG GTGAAGATGTTCTTGCAAAAGCAAAGACAGGGACAGGAAAAACTGTTGCCTTTTTG CTTCCAGCCATTGAACTTCTCTCTACATTACCTCGTTCTCCATCTATAAATTTGCTTGTGATATGCCCCACAAGGGAGCTAGCAAACCAAGTGGCTGCTGAGGCCAGGAAGCTTCTCAAGTATCATCGCTCACTGGGTGTGCAGGTTGTAATTGGCGGCACAAAATTACCTCAAGAACAACGAAGCATGCAATCTAATCCTTGTCAG ATTCTTGTTGCTACACCGGGAAGGCTTAAGGATCATCTTGAGAATACACCTGGTTTTTCCAACCGAATTAAAGGGGTGAAAGTTCTTGTTCTTGATGAAGCTGACCGCCTATTGGATATGGGATTTAGAAGAGACATTGAGAAAATTATTGCTTTCATTCCTAAAGAACGACAGACACTTCTTTTTTCTGCTACTGTTCCAGAAGAG GTTCGTCAAATTTCGCACATTGCAATGAAGAGGGGTTACAAGTTCATTAATACTGTTAAAGAGGGTGATGAGGAGACACATTCACAG GTAAGTCAGATGTACATGGTTGCACCACTTGACCTGCACTTCTCTATATTGTACAATGTACTGAAGAAGCATATCGCAGAAGATGCAGACTACAAA GTGATTGTATTCTGTACTACTGCAATGGTCACCAAACTTGTTGCTGAAGTTCTTTCCCAGCTGAAACTGAATATAAGAGAGATCCATTCGAGAAAGTCGCAATCAGCAAGAACTAAGGTCTCAGATGAATTTAGGAAATCAAAGGGTCTGATATTAGTGAGTTCTGATGTATCTGCTCGTGGTGTTGATTATCCTGATGTCACCCTTGTCATACAG GTTGGGCTGCCAGCTGATAGAGAACAGTATATACATAGACTTGGTAGAACTGGACGGAAAGGCAAAGATGGGCTAGGTCTCTTACTGTTGGCTCCCTGGGAAACATACTTTCTGAATAGCGTTCAGGATTTGTCTGTATCACAAGCTGTGGTACCTACAATTGATTCGAGCATTCAGACAGGA GTCAAAGATGCACTCGGAAGAGTGGAGACAAAGAGCAAGGAATCAGCCTACCAGGCATGGCTAGGGTACTACAACTCAAACAAGGCTATTAGTCGAGACAAATCCAGACTTGTTAGGCTCGCAGAAGAGTTCAGCCAGAGCATGGGTCTTGCAATTCCGCCTGCCATACCCAAACTCATTCTTCGAAAAATGGGCCTTAACAATGTTCCTGGGCTGCGATCTGTGTAA
- the LOC9271679 gene encoding phospholipase A1 PLIP1, chloroplastic produces the protein MVASVAAAHAAAASAGGRRARREPASMHAGIRRSRSEPHLRCSRRGGAAGAALTTSRSIGVFPFQFGAAPLRTPPLPDGGGDGSRLLTVAGPDDEPDDAPGPEMPAARRRPDAHWLDRLLELRSRFHDPTKRHSSDNNGLIFQDDDDDDDVYHLDGDDGCGVNYEDDDEQVDDRWDRESFSKLLARAPLGEARLFAQLAFLCNMAYVIPEIKVEELKKYYGLRFVTSSLEKKAEAGEIRSKLDVDSTRPRAAPACEAAAATTSGPQPRRPIRSHLAYEVAASAASYVHARARGLLSFGGAGGQQPRAEEGGHGRLYNSGVAAYVAASTVTAVVAAEDEARQEAARDLRSPLSSPCEWFVCDEADARTRCFVIQGSDSLASWQANLLFEPTMFEETGVLVHRGIYEAAKGIYEQLMPEIAAHLAAHGERARLRLTGHSLGGSLALLVSLMLVARGVVGPEALLPVVTFGAPSVFCGGQRVLDALGVGEGHVRSVAMHRDIVPRAFSCRYPGHAVALLKRLNGVLRNHPCLNNQRMLYTPMGTTYILQPDGAASPPHPFLPEGAALFRLDPEGRAERPARHVVASALRAFLNSPHPLETLSDLSAYGSEGAILRDHESSNYFRALNALTRVPRRRKQPEIVWQLPGVERLQQYWWPGIAGTVFPAAPPVSVRNKELVSEA, from the exons ATGGTGGCGAGCGTCGCCGCGGCGcacgcggccgcggcgtcggccggggggaggcgggcgaggagggagccggCGTCGATGCACGCCGGGATCAGGCGGTCGCGGTCCGAGCCGCACCTCCGGTGCTCTCGCCGCGGGGgtgcggccggcgcggcgctcacCACGAGCCGGTCCATCGGCGTGTTCCCGTTCCAGttcggcgccgcgccgctgcgcacgccgccgctccccgacggcggcggcgacgggtcgCGGCTGCTCACCGTCGCCGGGCCCGACGACGAGCCCGACGACGCCCCCGGGCCGGAAATGCCGGCGGCCAGGCGGCGGCCCGACGCCCACTGGCTCGACCGCCTCCTCGAGCTCCGGTCGCGCTTCCACGACCCGACCAAGCGCCACTCCTCCGACAACAATGGCCTCATCTtccaagacgacgacgacgacgacgacgtctaccacctcgacggcgacgacggctgcGGCGTGAActacgaggacgacgacgagcaagtggatgacaggtgggaccgggaGTCCTTCAGCAAGCTGCTGGCGCGGGCCCCACTCGGCGAGGCACGGCTGTTCGCGCAGCTGGCCTTCCTCTGCAACATGGCTTACGTCATCCCGGAGATCAAG GTTGAGGAGCTGAAGAAATACTACGGATTGCGGTTCGTCACGTCGTCGCTGGAGAAGAAGGCCGAGGCCGGCGAGATCCGCTCCAAGCTGGACGTCGACTCCAcgcggccgcgcgccgcgccggcgtgcgaggcggcggcggcgaccacctcGGGGCCGCAGCCGCGGCGGCCGATCCGGTCGCACCTGGCCTACGAGGTGGCCGCGTCGGCCGCGTCGTAcgtgcacgcgcgcgcgcgcggcctgcTCTcgttcggcggcgccggcgggcagcAGCCGCGGGCGGAGGAAGGAGGGCACGGCCGGCTTTACAACTCCGGCGTGGCGGCGTACgtggcggcgtcgacggtgacggcggtggtggccgccgAGGACGAGGCGCGGCAGGAGGCCGCGCGCGACCTGCGCTCGCCGCTGTCCTCGCCGTGCGAGTGGTTCGTTTGCGACGAGGCCGACGCGCGCACCCGCTGCTTCGTCATCCAGGGCTCCGACTCGCTCGCATCATGGCAAGCCAACCTCCTCTTCGAGCCCACCATGTTCGAG GAGACAGGGGTGCTGGTGCACAGGGGCATCTACGAGGCGGCGAAGGGCATCTACGAGCAGCTGATGCCGGAGATCGCGGCGCACCtggcggcgcacggcgagcGGGCGCGGCTGCGGCTGACCGGCCACTCCCTCGGCGGCAGCCTGGCGCTTCTGGTGAGCCTGATGCTGGTGGCGCGCGGGGTGGTCGGCCCGGAGGCGCTGCTCCCCGTGGTCACGTTCGGCGCGCCGTCCGTGTTCTGCGGCGGGCAGCGCGTGCTGGACGcgctcggcgtcggcgagggcCACGTTCGCTCCGTCGCCATGCACCGCGACATCGTGCCACGGGCCTTCTCCTGCCGCTACCCCGGCCACGCCGTCGCGCTCCTCAAGCGCCTCAACGGCGTGCTCCGCAACCACCCCTGCCTCAACAACCAG AGGATGCTGTACACGCCGATGGGCACGACGTACATCCTGCAGCCGGACGgcgcggcgtcgccgccgcacccgttCCTGCCGGAGGGGGCGGCGCTGTTCCGGCTGGACCCGGAGGGGCGAGCCGAGCGGCCGGCGAGGCACGTGGTGGCGAGCGCGCTGCGGGCGTTCCTCAACTCGCCGCACCCGCTGGAGACGCTGAGCGACCTGTCGGCGTACGGCTCCGAGGGCGCCATCCTCCGCGACCACGAGTCCAGCAACTACTTCCGGGCGCTCAACGCGCTCACCAgggtgccgcgccgccggaaGCAGCCGGAGATCGTGTGGCAGCTGCCCGGCGTCGAGCGGCTGCAGCAGTATTGGTGGCCGGGGATCGCCGGCACCGTgttcccggcggcgccgccggtgtcgGTCCGGAACAAGGAGCTGGTCTCCGAGGCCTGA
- the LOC4326614 gene encoding dEAD-box ATP-dependent RNA helicase 25, producing MAAGDLLLRTQSGLPVLARAFPSCLCLRVPARRRRGAPPLTAAKVDVADAVGRRVRSGGAAVPKRRRSRRDAEEEEEEGLAFSRVVTGRGRGVREEGVAEGEAPEFDAAKSGDESGGVDGSYLSDTRFDQCTISPLSLKAVKDAGYERMTQVQEATLPVILQGKDVLAKAKTGTGKTVAFLLPAIEVLSALPNSRRDQLRPSINLLVMCPTRELAIQVAVEAKKLLKYHRSLGVQVVIGGTRLTQEQRSMQANPCQILVATPGRLKDHVENTPGFSTRLKGVKVLVLDEADRLLDMGFRRDIERIIASVPKERQTLLFSATVPEEVRQISHIAMKKNYKFINTVKDGDEETHAQVSQMFMIAPLDLHFSILYDVLKKHVAEDADYKVIIFCTTAMVTKLVAEILSQLRLNIREIHSRKSQSARTKVSDEFRKSRGLILVSSDVSARGVDYPDVTLVIQVGVPADRQQYIHRLGRTGRKGKEGQGLLLLAPWEKYFLSSIKDLSISEATVPSVDSSTQTIVKDAVRKVEMRSKECAYQAWLGYYNSNKTIGREKSRLVKLAEEFSQSMELSVPPAIPKQILRKMGLNNVPGLRST from the exons atggccgccggcgacctcctcctccgcaccCAGAGCGGCCTCCCCGTGCTCGCAAGGGCCTTCCCCAGCTGCCTCTGCCTCCGCGtccctgcccgccgccgccggggcgctCCTCCCCTGACCGCCGCCAAGGTcgacgtcgccgacgccgtcggccgccgtgTCAGgtcgggcggcgcggccgtaCCGAAGCGGCGTCGTAGCCGTAgggacgcggaggaggaggaggaggagggcctcGCGTTCTCGAGGGTGGTCACGGGCAGGGGAAGAGGCGTCCGCGAGGAGGGCGTGGCGGAAGGGGAGGCTCCGGAATTCGATGCGGCGAAGAGCGGTGACGAGTCGGGAGGCGTGGATGGCTCGTACCTCAGCGACACAAG GTTTGATCAATGCACTATTTCTCCGTTGTCACTGAAAGCCGTCAAAGATGCTGGGTATGAAAGGATGACCCAGGTGCAGGAGGCAACTCTGCCAGTAATCCTTCAAG GTAAAGATGTTCTTGCAAAAGCAAAGACAGGAACTGGGAAAACTGTTGCCTTTTTG CTTCCAGCCATTGAAGTTCTCTCCGCATTACCTAATTCTCGGAGGGATCAACTACGTCCATCTATAAATTTGCTGGTGATGTGCCCTACTAGGGAGCTTGCAATCCAAGTGGCTGTTGAGGCCAAGAAACTTCTCAAGTATCACCGCTCGCTGGGGGTGCAAGTTGTAATCGGTGGCACACGATTAACCCAAGAGCAACGAAGCATGCAAGCTAACCCATGCCAG ATTCTTGTTGCTACACCTGGAAGGCTTAAAGACCATGTTGAGAACACACCTGGTTTTTCTACCCGACTAAAAGGTGTGAAGGTTCTTGTTCTTGATGAAGCTGATCGCCTGCTGGATATGGGATTCAGAAGAGACATTGAGAGAATAATTGCTTCCGTTCCTAAAGAGCGACAGACATTGCTATTTTCTGCTACTGTGCCAGAGGAG GTCCGCCAAATTTCTCATATTGCAATGAAGAAGAATTATAAGTTCATTAACACTGTTAAGGATGGTGATGAGGAGACACATGCACAG GTGAGTCAGATGTTCATGATCGCGCCACTAGATCTGCACTTCTCTATCTTATATGATGTATTGAAGAAGCATGTTGCAGAGGATGCAGACTACAAA GTGATTATATTCTGCACTACTGCGATGGTTACCAAACTTGTCGCTGAAATTCTTTCCCAACTGAGACTGAATATAAGAGAGATTCATTCCAGAAAGTCACAATCTGCCAGAACTAAGGTCTCAGATGAATTCAGGAAGTCAAGGGGTCTGATATTGGTTAGTTCTGATGTATCTGCCCGCGGCGTGGATTATCCTGATGTCACCCTTGTCATACAG GTTGGGGTGCCAGCTGATAGACAGCAATATATACATAGACTTGGTAGAACTGGACGGAAGGGAAAGGAAGGGCAAGGCCTATTACTGTTGGCTCCATGGGAGAAGTACTTTCTTAGTAGCATTAAGGATTTGTCAATATCAGAGGCTACGGTACCTTCTGTTGATTCAAGCACTCAGACAATA GTCAAAGACGCAGTCCGGAAAGTTGAGATGAGGAGCAAGGAGTGTGCCTATCAAGCATGGTTAGGATACTACAACTCTAACAAGACCATTGGCCGAGAAAAATCCAGACTTGTTAAGCTCGCAGAAGAGTTCAGCCAAAGCATGGAGCTTTCAGTTCCGCCAGCTATACCCAAGCAAATTCTTCGAAAGATGGGACTTAACAATGTTCCTGGGCTGAGATCTACATAA
- the LOC4326617 gene encoding aTP-dependent zinc metalloprotease FTSH 9, chloroplastic/mitochondrial: MSALQASLLLRPLPSPLPPRRRLPLPSSSASFPRAGHHRRLPLPLRALASEGPQPAPSPAPDPPPPELPAAPEAEEVVGTAAAEGGGKVEEEELEDLVEKGRAWVLALAAAVVAAARRFFDWVVSGDWMSWWPFWRPDRRLQRLIDDADANPADPAKQSALLHELNKFSPEDVIKRFEQRSHAVDSRGVAEYLRALILTNGIADYLPDEQSGRSASLPALLQELKQRVSGNEDKPFMNPGISEKQPLHVVMVDPKATGRSTRFAQEIFSTVLFTIAVGLMWVMGAAALQKYIGSLGGIGASGVGSSSSYSPKELNKDIMPEKNVKTFKDVKGCDDAKKELEEVVEYLKNPSKFTRLGGKLPKGILLTGSPGTGKTLLAKAIAGEAGVPFFYRAGSEFEEMFVGVGARRVRSLFQAAKKKAPCIVFIDEIDAVGSTRKQWEGHTKKTLHQLLVEMDGFEQNEGIIVMAATNLPDILDPALTRPGRFDRHIVVPNPDVRGRQEILELYLQDKPVSSDVDVNAIARSTPGFNGADLANLVNIAAIKAAVEGADKLAAAQLEFAKDRIIMGTERKSMFISDESKKLTAYHESGHAIVALNTQGAHPIHKATILPRGSALGMVTQLPSQDETSISKKQLLARLDVCMGGRVAEELIFGEDNVTTGARNDLHTATELAQYMVSNCGMSDAIGPVHVKERPSVEMQSRIDAEVVKLLREAYGRVKRLLKKHEKQLHALANALLERETLTADEINKVVHPYQEEPQLSFQEEDFALT; this comes from the exons atgAGCGCCCTCCAGgcctcgctcctcctccgccccctcccctcgccgctgcccccgcgccgccggctgcccctcccctcctcctcggcctcgtTCCCGAGGGCGGGGCACCACCGGCGCCTCCCGCTGCCCCTCCGCGCATTGGCCTCGGAGGGCCCGCAGCCGGCGCCCTCCCCGGCccccgacccgccgccgcccgagctgCCGGCCGctccggaggcggaggaggtcgtggggacggcggccgcggaggggggcgggaaggtggaggaggaggagctggaggACCTGGTGGAGAAGGGTAGGGCTTGGGTGCTGGCGCTCGCGGCGGCCGTGGtggccgcggcgaggaggttCTTCGACTGGGTGGTGTCCGGGGACTGGATGAGCTGGTGGCCCTTCTGGCGGCCCGACCGGCGACTGCAGCGGCTGATCGACGACGCGGACGCCAACCCCGCGGATCCCGCCAAGCAGAGCGCGCTGCTCCACGAGCTCAACAAGTTCAG CCCAGAAGATGTCATCAAAAGGTTCGAGCAAAGAAGCCATGCTGTGGACAGCAGAGGTGTTGCAGAATACCTTCGGGCTCTTATTCTCACCAATGGCATAGCTGATTACCTTCCAGACGAACAGTCTGGGAGGTCTGCAAGTCTGCCAGCCCTG CTGCAAGAATTGAAGCAACGTGTATCTGGGAACGAGGACAAGCCTTTCATGAATCCCGGCATATCAGAAAAGCAACCATTACATGTAGTTATG GTTGACCCTAAAGCTACAGGTAGATCAACCCGGTTTGCTCAAGAAATCTTCTCGACTGTGCTGTTTACAATTGCTGTTGGACTAATGTG GGTAATGGGTGCTGCTGCTCTTCAAAAGTATATTGGTAGCTTAGGTGGAATAGGGGCATCTGGTGTTGGTTCCAGTTCATCATATTCTCCTAAAGAATTGAATAAGGATATCATGCCGGAGAAG AATGTCAAGACATTTAAAGATGTCAAAGGGTGTGATGACGCAAAGAAAGAACTCGAGGAGGTAGTTGAGTATCTAAAAAACCCTTCAAAGTTTACTCGGCTTGGTGGAAAACTACCGAAG GGAATACTTTTGACTGGTTCTCCAGGAACTGGGAAGACTCTGCTTGCTAAG GCTATCGCTGGTGAAGCTGGTGTGCCATTTTTTTATCGGGCAGGTTCTGAATTTGAGGAAAT GTTTGTTGGTGTTGGTGCTCGGAGAGTGAGGTCATTGTTTCAAGCTGCAAAGAAGAAG GCGCCATGCATTGTTTTCATTGATGAAATAGATGCTGTGGGTTCAACTAGAAAACAGTGGGAAGGACACACAAAGAAAACATTGCATCAACTTCTTGTCGAGATGGATGGTTTTGAACAAAATGAG GGAATAATTGTGATGGCTGCGACAAACTTGCCAGATATTCTTGATCCAGCACTTACAAGACCTGGTAGATTCGATAGGCAT ATTGTTGTCCCCAATCCTGATGTGCGGGGACGCCAAGAAATTCTCGAGCTCTATTTGCAAGATAAGCCAGTATCCAGTGATGTGGATGTTAATGCGATTGCCCGCAGTACTCCTGGCTTCAATGGAGCTG ACCTTGCAAACCTAGTAAACATTGCAGCAATTAAGGCTGCAGTTGAAGGTGCTGACAAGTTGGCTGCTGCACAGTTGGAATTTGCGAAAGATCGTATTATCATGGGAACTGAGAGGAAATCAATGTTCATATCTGACGAATCCAAAAAG CTTACGGCCTACCATGAAAGTGGGCATGCTATTGTTGCACTCAACACCCAGGGTGCCCACCCCATTCACAAGGCTACTATCCTGCCTCGTGGCTCTGCCCTTGGAATGGTCACACAGCTTCCTTCACAGGATGAGACTTCTATTAGCAAGAAACAGCTGCTGGCACGTCTTGATGTTTGCATGGGTGGCAGGGTTGCAGAGGAGCTCATTTTTGGGGAAGACAATGTTACAACTGGGGCAAGAAATGATCTTCATACTGCAACAGAGCTTGCTCAGTACATG GTATCAAATTGTGGGATGAGTGATGCTATTGGTCCTGTGCATGTGAAAGAACGGCCAAGTGTTGAGATGCAATCAAGGATAGATGCTGAG GTCGTCAAACTCTTAAGAGAAGCTTATGGGCGGGTCAAGCGTTTATTGAAGAAG CATGAGAAGCAATTACACGCTTTAGCAAACGCCCTGCTGGAGCGTGAAACACTCACCGCAGATGAGATAAACAAAGTGGTTCATCCCTACCAAGAAGAGCCGCAGCTTTCTTTCCAAGAAGAGGATTTTGCGCTAACTTAA